A stretch of DNA from Candidatus Zixiibacteriota bacterium:
TGGGACGCCGGGAAGATCGAGGAAGGTGAGCTGCTGACGGCCGACCAGATCGCAGCGGAGGCCATGGCGCTGCTGGACGGAAAAGACGGCCAGTTTCGCGACGTTCATGTCGTGATTACCGGAGGTGAGCCGCTCTTGCATCAGGATCGAATTCCGGCGCTGATTGACGCTTTGAAGAGCGCTGGATTCGAATTCTTCGAGATTGAGACG
This window harbors:
- a CDS encoding 7-carboxy-7-deazaguanine synthase QueE, producing the protein MSYQPPLAPWPEQFHDKLPVTEVFYSLQGEGRYAGTPAVFIRLKYCNLGCAWCDTRFTWDAGKIEEGELLTADQIAAEAMALLDGKDGQFRDVHVVITGGEPLLHQDRIPALIDALKSAGFEFFEIET